The Flavobacterium commune genome contains a region encoding:
- a CDS encoding ferritin, giving the protein MLSKNIETALNKQIRIEAESSQTYLSMACWAEANGLEGIAQFMYAQSDEERAHMLKLIKYVNERGGHAQITDLKAPKTTYTTFKEMFEALYQHEIFVSDSINELVHITFSEKDYATHNFLQWYVSEQIEEEATAKTILDKINLIGDDKGGLYLFDRDIQQLTVTSSVAINPK; this is encoded by the coding sequence ATGTTATCAAAAAATATAGAAACTGCATTAAACAAGCAAATCCGCATTGAAGCCGAATCTTCACAAACTTATTTATCAATGGCTTGTTGGGCAGAAGCAAACGGACTCGAAGGAATTGCACAATTTATGTATGCTCAATCCGACGAAGAACGCGCTCACATGCTTAAATTAATTAAATATGTAAACGAACGTGGCGGACACGCACAAATCACCGATTTGAAAGCTCCTAAAACGACTTATACTACTTTCAAAGAAATGTTTGAAGCATTATACCAACACGAAATTTTCGTTTCTGATTCTATTAACGAATTGGTTCATATCACTTTTTCCGAAAAAGATTATGCTACTCACAACTTCTTACAATGGTATGTTTCTGAACAAATCGAAGAAGAGGCTACAGCTAAAACTATTTTGGATAAAATCAACCTAATTGGTGACGACAAAGGAGGATTGTACTTGTTTGATCGTGATATTCAGCAACTAACCGTAACAAGCTCTGTTGCTATAAATCCAAAATAA